The following coding sequences are from one Sander lucioperca isolate FBNREF2018 chromosome 2, SLUC_FBN_1.2, whole genome shotgun sequence window:
- the znf703 gene encoding zinc finger protein 703 — translation MRDPPGGPEPLLRRQSSERSGDQRRTGAERPSVSIPTPCPPTDPLRQAQRLPIRIVKMLTAHSGHLLHPEYLQPLTSAPVSIELDAKKSPLALLAQTCSQIGKPDPPSSSKLASLSSGSLGEKESSSRSSKSGEQHHSLEDKSSFKPYSKSSGDCRKDVLGTKGPSDKAAFRLPNGSSGSGTASCPSFPPHSQSPSSSPPPLHTQSQPHRQSHSPSTQPPSHSQAPHMDNKPGSSEQSSSDNNNNSAGKKDSDAAKSGMDGAQLANSSHIRASANSSNASSASSPRPESKADPQASSQSGLGSGHIAPVSPFKPGHSVFPLPPATMGYHGSIVGAYAGYPSQFVPGLDHTKSNLGLGLPGKHPSSSPLTGASPPSLMQGLCRDPYCLTYPNAPHLGGSNCSTCIHDPSSLKSGFPLVYPSHHLHSLHPSSLSSNTPPSMSHPLYTYGFMLHNEPQPHACNWVSVGGPCDKRFATSEELLAHLRTHTALHGMVDSKLLSAYPSSVSSTASCHLHLPPQSSPGTLPSSFSLRGSPGLGLARYHPYSKSHLPGAPGFPMTSLPSSTAYYSPYALYSQRLGSASALGYQ, via the exons ATGAGAGACCCCCCCGGTGGACCTGAACCGCTTTTACGCAGACAGTCCTCGGAGCGCAGCGGCGATCAACGCCGGACAGGAGCGGAGAGACCGTCCGTTTCCATACCCACTCCTTGTCCTCCAACGGATCCCTTGCGTCAGGCTCAGAGGCTTCCTATCCGGATCGTAAAGATGTTGACGGCGCACAGCGGCCACTTGCTGCACCCGGAGTATCTCCAGCCACTCACATCCGCGCCAGTCAGCATTGAA TTGGATGCCAAGAAGAGTCCTTTGGCTCTGCTGGCCCAGACCTGCTCTCAGATTGGCAAGCCAgaccccccctcctcttccaAGCTGGCCTCCCTCTCCTCAGGCAGTCTGGGAGAAAAGGAATCGTCCAGCCGATCTTCCAAGTCTGGAGAGCAGCATCATTCCCTGGAGGACAAGTCCAGCTTCAAGCCTTACTCCAAGTCATCAGGCGACTGTCGTAAGGACGTTCTGGGGACAAAGGGGCCTTCAGATAAAGCAGCTTTCAGGTTGCCAAATGGAAGCTCCGGCAGTGGCACAGCTTCATGTCCATCCTTTCCTCCCCATTCACAGTCACCCAGCTCCAGCCCTCCTCCGCTGCACACTCAGAGCCAGCCACACAGACAAAGCCATTCCCCCTCCACGCAGCCCCCATCACACTCCCAGGCCCCGCACATGGACAACAAACCTGGGAGCTCAGAGCAGTCCAGCTCGGACAATAATAACAACAGCGCTGGCAAAAAAGACTCCGATGCAGCGAAGTCGGGAATGGATGGGGCTCAGTTAGCCAACTCCAGCCACATACGGGCCAGCGCCAACTCCAGCAATGCCAGCTCTGCCAGCAGCCCGCGGCCGGAGAGCAAGGCCGACCCACAGGCCTCCTCACAGTCTGGCTTGGGCTCTGGGCACATCGCCCCTGTCTCCCCTTTTAAACCTGGACATTCTGTCTTCCCCTTGCCGCCTGCTACCATGGGCTACCACGGCTCCATTGTTGGGGCCTACGCTGGCTACCCCTCCCAGTTTGTTCCCGGCTTGGATCATACCAAGTCTAATTTGGGGTTAGGACTTCCGGGGAAGCATCCCAGCTCCAGCCCGCTCACTGGAGCTTCACCTCCGTCCCTGATGCAGGGCTTATGTCGGGACCCGTACTGTCTGACTTACCCCAATGCACCCCACCTGGGAGGAAGCAACTGCTCCACCTGCATCCACGATCCCTCCAGCCTCAAGTCTGGTTTTCCCCTGGTTTACCCCTCCCACCACCTCCATTCCCTGCACCCCAGCTCCTTGTCTTCCAACACCCCACCTTCCATGTCCCACCCCCTCTACACCTACGGTTTCATGCTCCACAACGAGCCGCAGCCTCACGCCTGTAACTGGGTGTCCGTCGGAGGCCCCTGCGACAAGCGTTTCGCCACATCAGAGGAGCTACTAGCCCACCTGCGCACCCACACAGCCCTGCACGGCATGGTGGACAGCAAGCTGTTGTCGGCCTACCCTTCATCGGTTTCATCGACAGCCTCTTGCCATCTCCACCTGcccccccagagcagcccaggaACCCTGCCCAGCTCCTTCTCCCTCAGAGGCTCACCTGGCTTGGGCCTGGCTCGCTACCACCCCTACAGCAAATCCCATCTGCCCGGAGCGCCAGGTTTCCCTATGACgtccctcccctcctccacgGCCTATTACTCCCCCTATGCCCTCTACAGTCAGAGACTGGGCTCAGCCTCAGCCCTCGGATACCAGTGA